A window from Streptomyces sp. NBC_00299 encodes these proteins:
- a CDS encoding phospholipase: MHRTLATGLAASALSLMAVVATATAAEAAPADKPQVLANWTQTSASSYNSWVAARSNQSAWSAYGFDWSTDYCSSSPDNPFGFPFSTSCARHDFGYRNYKALGTFSANKTRVDSAFYEDLKRVCAGYSGASKTACNSTAWTYYQAVKAFG, translated from the coding sequence ATGCACCGCACACTCGCCACAGGTCTCGCCGCATCAGCCCTCTCCCTCATGGCCGTCGTCGCCACCGCCACGGCCGCGGAAGCCGCCCCCGCCGACAAGCCCCAGGTCCTGGCCAACTGGACCCAGACCAGCGCGTCGAGCTACAACTCCTGGGTCGCCGCCCGCTCCAACCAGTCCGCCTGGTCCGCGTACGGCTTCGACTGGTCCACGGACTACTGCTCCTCCTCGCCGGACAACCCGTTCGGCTTCCCCTTCTCCACGTCCTGCGCCCGGCACGACTTCGGCTACCGCAACTACAAGGCGCTGGGCACGTTCAGCGCCAACAAGACGCGCGTCGACAGTGCCTTCTACGAGGACCTCAAGCGCGTGTGCGCCGGCTACAGCGGTGCGTCGAAGACCGCCTGCAACAGCACGGCCTGGACCTACTACCAGGCCGTGAAGGCCTTCGGCTGA
- a CDS encoding heavy-metal-associated domain-containing protein gives MTTTTYAVSGMSCAHCKATLTKVISELDGVTEVGVDLATGQVTVTSAGEPDDALITEVVDEAGYELTGRAA, from the coding sequence ATGACCACCACCACGTACGCCGTGTCCGGTATGAGCTGCGCCCACTGCAAGGCCACGCTCACCAAGGTCATCAGCGAGCTGGACGGCGTCACGGAGGTCGGTGTCGATCTCGCGACCGGCCAGGTCACCGTCACCAGCGCCGGCGAGCCGGACGACGCCCTGATCACCGAGGTCGTCGACGAGGCCGGCTACGAGCTGACCGGCCGCGCCGCCTGA
- a CDS encoding heavy metal translocating P-type ATPase — translation MTTTASDPTTEVELAIGGMTCASCAARIEKKLNRMDGVTATVNYATEKAKVSYGDDVSVQDLIATVEATGYTAQEPAPPAREEAGSGDGPDELRPLRERLVTAVALAVPVVAMAMIPALQFEYWQWLSLTLAAPVVTYAGWPFHKAAFTNLRHGAATMDTLISVGTSAAFLWSLWALFLGTAGEPGMTHPFELTIARSDGSGNIYLEAAAGVIAFILAGRYFEARSKRKAGAALKALLELGAKDVTVLGGSGAERAIPVSELKAGDRFLVRPGEKIATDGTVVEGSSAVDASMLTGESVPVEVAVGDPVTGATINAGGRLVVEATRVGSDTQLARMARMVEDAQNGKAAAQRLADRISAVFVPVVITLALATLGFWLGNGAEPVAAFTAAVAVLIIACPCALGLATPTALMVGTGRGAQLGILIKGPEVLESTRKVDTIVLDKTGTVTTGRMTLLAVHTADNTDEAEVLRLAGALEHSSEHPIARAVADGALQKLGSLPTPEDFANVPGLGVQGVVDGHAVLVGRERLLADWAMELPEELRRARAEAEEGGRTAIAVAWDGEARAVLEVADAVKKTSAEAIRRLRALGLTPILLTGDNRAVAHAVAREVGIAPEDVIAEVLPQDKADVVKRLQDEGRSVAMVGDGVNDAAALAQADLGLAMGTGTDAAIEAGDLTLVRGDLRAAADAIRLSRRTLGTIRSNLFWAFAYNVAALPLAAAGLLNPMIAGAAMAFSSVFVVGNSLRLRSFRATS, via the coding sequence ATGACCACCACCGCGTCCGACCCCACGACCGAGGTAGAGCTCGCCATCGGCGGCATGACCTGTGCCTCGTGCGCGGCGCGCATCGAGAAGAAGCTGAACCGCATGGACGGCGTGACCGCCACCGTCAACTACGCCACCGAGAAGGCGAAGGTCAGCTACGGCGACGACGTGTCCGTCCAGGACCTGATCGCCACCGTGGAGGCGACCGGGTACACCGCGCAGGAGCCGGCGCCGCCCGCACGCGAGGAGGCCGGGAGCGGCGACGGGCCCGATGAACTGCGGCCGCTTCGGGAACGGTTGGTCACCGCAGTGGCGCTCGCGGTGCCGGTCGTCGCGATGGCCATGATCCCGGCCCTGCAGTTCGAGTACTGGCAGTGGCTGTCGCTCACGCTGGCGGCGCCCGTCGTGACGTATGCCGGGTGGCCTTTCCACAAGGCGGCGTTCACCAATCTGCGGCACGGCGCGGCCACCATGGACACGCTGATCTCGGTGGGTACCTCGGCCGCGTTCCTGTGGTCCTTGTGGGCGCTGTTCCTCGGCACGGCGGGCGAGCCGGGCATGACGCACCCCTTCGAGCTGACCATCGCGCGCAGTGACGGCTCCGGGAACATCTATCTGGAGGCTGCCGCCGGTGTCATCGCCTTCATCCTGGCCGGGCGCTATTTCGAGGCCCGCTCCAAGCGCAAGGCGGGTGCGGCACTGAAGGCGCTGCTGGAGCTGGGCGCCAAGGACGTGACGGTCCTGGGTGGGAGCGGCGCCGAACGCGCCATACCCGTCTCGGAGTTGAAGGCCGGCGACCGCTTCCTGGTACGGCCCGGCGAGAAGATCGCCACCGACGGGACCGTCGTCGAGGGCTCGTCGGCGGTGGACGCCTCGATGCTCACCGGCGAGTCCGTGCCGGTCGAGGTGGCCGTGGGCGACCCGGTCACCGGCGCCACGATCAACGCGGGCGGCCGGCTCGTCGTCGAGGCCACGCGCGTGGGTTCCGATACCCAACTCGCCCGGATGGCCCGGATGGTGGAGGACGCGCAGAACGGCAAGGCGGCGGCGCAGCGGCTCGCGGACCGGATCTCCGCCGTGTTCGTGCCGGTCGTGATCACCCTGGCGCTGGCCACCCTCGGCTTCTGGCTGGGCAACGGGGCCGAGCCGGTCGCCGCCTTCACCGCCGCGGTCGCCGTACTGATCATCGCCTGCCCGTGCGCCCTGGGTCTTGCCACGCCGACCGCGCTGATGGTGGGCACCGGACGTGGCGCGCAGCTCGGGATCCTGATCAAGGGCCCGGAAGTGCTGGAGTCCACGCGCAAGGTCGACACGATCGTCCTCGACAAGACGGGCACCGTGACCACCGGCCGGATGACCCTGTTGGCCGTGCACACCGCGGACAACACCGACGAGGCCGAAGTCCTGCGTCTCGCGGGCGCGTTGGAGCACTCCTCGGAGCACCCGATCGCCCGTGCCGTGGCCGACGGGGCACTGCAGAAGCTGGGTTCGCTGCCCACCCCGGAGGACTTCGCGAACGTACCCGGCCTCGGGGTTCAGGGCGTCGTCGACGGACACGCGGTCCTGGTGGGCCGGGAGCGGCTGCTGGCCGACTGGGCGATGGAACTGCCCGAGGAACTGCGGCGGGCCAGGGCGGAGGCGGAGGAGGGCGGTCGTACCGCCATCGCGGTCGCCTGGGACGGTGAGGCGCGGGCGGTCCTGGAGGTCGCCGACGCGGTGAAGAAGACCAGTGCGGAGGCGATCCGGCGGCTGCGCGCCCTCGGGCTCACCCCGATCCTGCTGACCGGCGACAACCGTGCCGTCGCGCACGCCGTGGCCCGCGAGGTCGGGATCGCTCCTGAGGACGTCATCGCCGAGGTGCTGCCGCAGGACAAGGCCGACGTCGTCAAGCGGCTTCAGGACGAGGGCCGTTCGGTCGCGATGGTCGGCGACGGCGTCAACGACGCGGCCGCGCTCGCCCAGGCCGACCTGGGTCTGGCGATGGGCACCGGTACGGACGCCGCGATCGAGGCGGGCGACCTGACCCTGGTGCGGGGCGACCTGCGCGCCGCCGCCGACGCCATCCGGCTCTCCCGCCGGACGCTCGGCACCATCCGGTCGAACCTGTTCTGGGCCTTCGCCTACAACGTCGCCGCCCTGCCGCTCGCCGCGGCCGGCCTGCTCAACCCGATGATCGCCGGAGCGGCCATGGCCTTCTCGTCGGTCTTCGTGGTCGGCAACTCGCTGCGCCTGCGCTCGTTCCGGGCCACGAGCTGA